In the Staphylococcus sp. IVB6240 genome, one interval contains:
- the gmpC gene encoding dipeptide ABC transporter glycylmethionine-binding lipoprotein, whose amino-acid sequence MKKLITVLLAAIFVLAACGQNSDSHKKVTIGIASNDSKAWEKVKELAKEEDIDLEIKQFSDYNVPNKALSDGDIDMNAFQHFAFLDTFKKENKGTEITPIRTSVLAPLGIYSEKVKDVKDVKDGAKVAIPNDVSNQARSLKLLEKAGLLELNDDFGLSSSLKDIKNNPKNLEFTAVDAQQTARALSDVDISVVNNGVATKAGLDAKKDPIFLEDSKGETTKPFINLIAVNTKDKDNKTYQRIAELYHSKEAKEALKEDTKDGEIVIDLKPSEIKEIEDSLK is encoded by the coding sequence ATGAAAAAATTAATCACTGTATTACTCGCAGCTATTTTTGTATTAGCTGCATGTGGCCAAAATTCAGACAGCCACAAAAAAGTAACAATCGGAATCGCATCAAATGATTCTAAAGCATGGGAGAAAGTTAAAGAACTCGCTAAGGAAGAAGATATTGATTTAGAGATCAAACAATTCTCTGATTATAACGTACCAAACAAAGCGCTAAGCGATGGGGATATCGATATGAACGCTTTCCAACACTTTGCTTTCCTTGACACATTCAAAAAGGAAAATAAAGGCACAGAGATCACACCAATTCGTACGTCTGTTCTCGCACCTTTAGGTATTTATTCGGAAAAAGTAAAAGACGTTAAAGATGTCAAAGATGGTGCTAAAGTCGCCATCCCAAATGACGTTTCAAACCAAGCACGTTCTTTAAAGTTACTTGAAAAAGCTGGCTTGCTTGAGTTAAACGATGACTTCGGTCTCTCTAGCTCACTTAAAGATATCAAAAACAATCCTAAGAACTTAGAATTCACTGCTGTAGATGCACAACAAACAGCACGTGCTTTATCAGATGTAGATATTTCTGTTGTAAATAATGGTGTTGCAACAAAAGCAGGGTTAGACGCTAAGAAAGACCCTATTTTCCTTGAAGATTCAAAAGGTGAAACAACGAAACCATTCATTAACTTGATTGCGGTAAATACGAAAGATAAAGATAACAAAACATACCAACGTATCGCTGAACTTTACCATTCTAAAGAAGCCAAAGAAGCTTTGAAAGAAGATACAAAAGACGGTGAAATTGTTATCGACTTAAAACCATCAGAAATTAAAGAAATTGAAGACAGTTTAAAATAA